Within the Bradyrhizobium cosmicum genome, the region CGGTCCGCTGTTCAACCTCGATGGCGACGTCATTGGCGTCAATACACTGATCATCTCGCCCTCCGGCGGCTCGATCGGCATCGGCTTCGCCGTGCCGTCGAAGACGGTCGCTGGTGTCGTCGACCAGCTCCGTCAGTTCGGCGAGCTGCGCCGCGGCTGGCTGGGCGTGCGCATCCAGAGCGTCACCGACGAGATCGCCGAGAGCCTCAACATCAAGCCGCCGCGCGGCGCGCTGGTTGCCGGCGTGGACGACAAGGGCCCGGCCAAGCCCGCCGGCATCGAGCCGGGCGACGTCGTCGTCAAGTTCGACGGCAAGGACGTCAAGGACCCGAAGGACCTTTCCCGCGTCGTCGCCGATACCGCGGTCGGCAAGGAGGTCGACGTCATCGTCATCCGCAAGGGCCAGGAGGAGACCAAGAAGGTCACGCTGGGCCGCTTGCAGGATCCCGACAAGGTGCAGGCCGCGGTGAAGACCGATGAGCCCGCGCCCGAGAAGCCGGTGACGCAAAAGGCGCTCGGTCTCGATCTCGCCGCGCTGAACAAGGATCTGCGCACGCGCTACAAGATCAAGGACAGCGTCAAGGGCGTGGTCGTCACGAGTGTCGACGCCAATTCCGACGCCGCCGAGAAGCGGCTTTCCGCCGGCGACGTCATCGTCGAGGTGGCGCAGGAGGCGGTATCGAGCGGGGCCGACATCCAGAAGCGCGTCGACCAGCTCAAGAAGGACGGCAAGAAGTCGGTGCTGCTGCTGGTCTCGAATGCCGACGGCGAGCTGCGCTTCGTGGCGCTGAGCGTGCAGTAACTTCATCCGTCATTCCGGGGCGATGCGAAGCATCGAACCCGGAATCTCGAGCTTCCGGGTCTGGTGCTTCGCACCACCCCGGAACGACGAATGAGTCAGTCCTCCACGAACTCGTCGCGCCGATACCCCTGCGCATACAGCAGCGCGGTGAGATCGCCATGATCGATCCGCGCCGCGGCCGCAGCCGCCACCGCCGGCTTGGCGTGGTACGCCACGCCCAGCCCCGCGGCCTGGATCATGGCGAGATCATTGGCACCGTCGCCGACGACGACCGAGTCGATGTCGTCCAGATCGAACGATTCCATCAAATCCACCAGCGTCGCCAACTTCGCCGCGCGGCCCAGGATCGGCTCCTTCACTTCGCCGGTGAACTTGCCGTCGCGCACGACGAGTTCGTTGGCGCGGTTCTCCTGAAACCCGATCCTGGCGGCGACCGCGGTCGTGAACAGCGTGAAGCCGCCGGAGACGAGACAGGTATAGGCGCCGTGGGCGCGCATGGTCGCGACCAGTTCGCGGCCGCCCGGCGTCAGCGTGATGCGTTCGGCCAGCACCTTGTCGACGACGCTGGCGGGAAGGTCCTTCAGCAGCGCAACGCGTTCGCGTAGCGCCGGCTCGAACTCGATCTCGCCGCGCATCGCGCGTTCGGTGATGGCGGCCACATGCGCCTTCAAACCGGCGAAATCGGCCAGCTCGTCGATGCATTCCTGGCCGATCATGGTGGAATCCATGTCGGCGAGAAAAAGCTTCTTGCGCCGGAAGCCGACTGGCTGCACCACGATGTCGATCGGCAGGTCGCCGCGAAGCTCGCGGAGCCGCTGTTCGATGGCGTGACGGTCGCCTTCGAGGTTACTGTCGGCGCCGAAGGGGATGTCGACCGCAACCCCGTCGAACAGCCAGTGCGCGGGTAGCGCCTGGGGCAGCACAGTGCGGGCGCCGTCGACGATGGTGCTGTCGAGCGCGGGACTATCGGGATTGCAGATCAGCGTGGCGACGAGGGACATTTGAGGTTTTCGTGAGCGAGGGGCAAGTCGGCAGAAGGCCTATTGGCAAGGCCGTGCTTATCGCAGGCCCGACCGCCAGCGGCAAGTCGGCGCTGGCGCTTGAACTTGCCCTCAGCGCGGGTGGCGCCATCATCAATGCCGATTCCATGCAGGTCTATCGTGACCTCCGCATCATCACGGCGCGTCCCACGCCGGCCGACGAAGCGCTCGTGCCCCATCATCTCTATGGCCATGTCGATGCGGCCGTGAACTTCTCGGCCGGCGCCTGGGTGAGCGACGCGGCGAAGGCGCTCGAAGCGGCGCAAGCCGAAGGCCGGCTGCCAATCTTCATCGGCGGCACCGGGCTCTATTTCAAGGCGCTGACGGCGGGGCTTTCCGTGGTGCCGCCAATCCCCGCGGAAGTACGCGAGGACGTTCGGGCGCGGCTGGAGCGGAACGGCGTCGAGGCGCTACATGCGGAACTTGCAATTCGCGACCCACGGGCGGCCGAGCGATTGAATCTGCGCGACCGCACGCGCATCGCACGCGCGCTCGAGGTGATCGAAGCGACCGGCCGCTCGCTGCTCGATTGGCACCAGGAGGGCCAGCCGCCGCTGTTGCCCAAGGACAGTTTTCGCGCCGTGTTTCTCGCCCCCGAGCGCGACGAGCTCTATGCCCGCATCGATGCCCGCTTTGACGCCATGTTAGGTGCGGGCGCGCTGAATGAGGTCGCACGGCTTGCCGCCCGGCATCTCGATCCTCTGTTGCCGGCCATGAAGGCCCATGGCGTGCCGGCCCTGATCCGGCATCTGCGCGGGGAGCTCAGCCTGGAGGACGCCGCTGCGATCGGCCGGGCCGACACCCGCCACTACGCCAAGCGGCAATTCACCTGGTTCCGGCACCAATTGCCCGAATTCGAGTGGGTGAAACCGGAGGAGGCGAGGGGGCGGCTAGCGGCGGACGTAAGCGCACCCCGGGATCCCGGTTGACGCGCTTTTGTGCCGGGGTTCCTGCATTTACCTCTCGCCGAACCCCGGGAACACCGCTAGACTGCCAAAATCGCGCAGGGACGGCCGCATCGCCTTGACATCCGGGCTTTGGCCGCTATGTTTCGCGCAACCTTTGGGAAGCCGAGCGCCTGCAATGCGTAACATTATTACCAAACTCCTTATCGCCGTCGTACCCAGGCACACCGCCGGGGGTGGCTAGCTGCCATCCACATGACAGGCGGTGTGCATGGGTCCCTCTTCGGGGCCTTTTTTATTTCCCGAACCAGACACGAACGAAGCCGCTGACAACAGCGCATCCGGAGCAAGCCAATGACCGACAAGAGCCACGATCCGAACCAGATGACCGGCGCCGCGATGATCGTCCGCGCGCTCATCGACCACGGCGTGACCGACATTTTCGGCTATCCCGGCGGCGCGGTGCTTCCGATCTATGACGAGATCTTCCAGCAGAGCGAGGTCCAGCACATCCTGGTCCGCCACGAGCAGGGCGCGGGCCATGCCGCCGAGGGCTATGCGCGCTCGACTGGCAAGCCGGGCGTTGCGCTGGTGACCTCCGGCCCCGGCGCCACCAACATGGTGACGCCGCTGACCGACGCGCTGATGGACTCGATCCCGCTGGTCTGCATCTCGGGCCAGGTGCCGACGCACCTGATCGGCAACGACGCGTTCCAGGAATGCGACACGGTCGGCATCACGCGCCCCTGCACCAAGCACAATTGGCTGGTGCGCGACGTCAACGATCTCGCCAAGGTCCTGCACGAGGCCTTCTACGTCGCGACCACCGGCCGTCCGGGTCCGGTGCTGGTCGACGTGCCGAAGGACGTGCAGTTCGCGACCGGCACTTATCATCC harbors:
- a CDS encoding Do family serine endopeptidase, with the translated sequence MTAATIAPTRLRLGLAALAVSAFSAFGTPAQARGPEGIADVAEKVIDAVVNISTSQTVEAKGGGGSNAMPQLPPGSPFEEFFDDFFKNRKGPGGGSKGGDNGPPRKTNSLGSGFIIDTSGVVVTNNHVIADADEINVILNDGTKIKAELVGVDKKTDLAVLKFKPPKPLVSVKFGDSDKLRLGEWVVAIGNPFSLGGTVTAGIVSAKNRDISSGPYDSYIQTDASINRGNSGGPLFNLDGDVIGVNTLIISPSGGSIGIGFAVPSKTVAGVVDQLRQFGELRRGWLGVRIQSVTDEIAESLNIKPPRGALVAGVDDKGPAKPAGIEPGDVVVKFDGKDVKDPKDLSRVVADTAVGKEVDVIVIRKGQEETKKVTLGRLQDPDKVQAAVKTDEPAPEKPVTQKALGLDLAALNKDLRTRYKIKDSVKGVVVTSVDANSDAAEKRLSAGDVIVEVAQEAVSSGADIQKRVDQLKKDGKKSVLLLVSNADGELRFVALSVQ
- the serB gene encoding phosphoserine phosphatase SerB; this translates as MSLVATLICNPDSPALDSTIVDGARTVLPQALPAHWLFDGVAVDIPFGADSNLEGDRHAIEQRLRELRGDLPIDIVVQPVGFRRKKLFLADMDSTMIGQECIDELADFAGLKAHVAAITERAMRGEIEFEPALRERVALLKDLPASVVDKVLAERITLTPGGRELVATMRAHGAYTCLVSGGFTLFTTAVAARIGFQENRANELVVRDGKFTGEVKEPILGRAAKLATLVDLMESFDLDDIDSVVVGDGANDLAMIQAAGLGVAYHAKPAVAAAAAARIDHGDLTALLYAQGYRRDEFVED
- the miaA gene encoding tRNA (adenosine(37)-N6)-dimethylallyltransferase MiaA, giving the protein MSEGQVGRRPIGKAVLIAGPTASGKSALALELALSAGGAIINADSMQVYRDLRIITARPTPADEALVPHHLYGHVDAAVNFSAGAWVSDAAKALEAAQAEGRLPIFIGGTGLYFKALTAGLSVVPPIPAEVREDVRARLERNGVEALHAELAIRDPRAAERLNLRDRTRIARALEVIEATGRSLLDWHQEGQPPLLPKDSFRAVFLAPERDELYARIDARFDAMLGAGALNEVARLAARHLDPLLPAMKAHGVPALIRHLRGELSLEDAAAIGRADTRHYAKRQFTWFRHQLPEFEWVKPEEARGRLAADVSAPRDPG